One stretch of Carassius gibelio isolate Cgi1373 ecotype wild population from Czech Republic chromosome B1, carGib1.2-hapl.c, whole genome shotgun sequence DNA includes these proteins:
- the noctb gene encoding nocturnin isoform X2, whose amino-acid sequence MGSSTSSLYSALAKTISRPALPHPCDSTYSPDTNLDLVQDPVDPSELLRECREVLRNRPAQLQRAFVQTGHGAARQTIRVMQWNVLAQALGEGMDSFVQCPMDALNWAERKYLILQEIITYRPDIICLQEVDHYFDMFQPVLASLGYQSSFYPKPWSPCLDLENNNGPDGCALFFNHKRFQLLNTTHLRLSAMMLKTNQVAIIAALRCRATERVFCVAVTHLKARSGWEVLRSAQGSDLLRNLRNVAQRIENEEKTDTDIPLIVCGDFNAEPSEDVYRNFATSSLGLDSAYKHLSADGKTEPPYTTWKIRPSGESCHTLDYVWYSHRAFDVNAVLDFPTAEQIGPNRLPSYNYPSDHLSLVCDFSFKDHTLVSQ is encoded by the exons ATGGGCAGCAGCACTAGCAGTCTCTACAGTGCCCTGGCTAAGACCATCAGCAGACCTGCTCTCCCTCACCCGTGTGACTCCACTTACAGTCCAGATACAAATCTGGATCTGGTTCAAGACCCAGTGGACCCTTCGGAGCTGTTGCGGGAATGTAGGGAGGTTTTGAGAAACCGGCCAGCCCAGCTGCAGAGAGCTTTCGTTCAGACCGGGCATGGAGCCGCCAGGCAGACGATCAGAGTTATGCAGTGGAATGTACTTGCGCAAG CATTGGGTGAAGGCATGGACAGTTTTGTGCAGTGCCCCATGGATGCTCTGAACTGGGCTGAAAGGAAGTATTTGATCCTGCAGGAGATCATAACCTACAGACCTGACATCATTTGCCTACAGGAAGTTGATCACTACTTTGACATGTTTCAGCCTGTTCTGGCAAGTTTGGGCTACCAGAGCAGTTTCTATCCCAAACCATGGTCTCCATGTCTGGATTTGGAGAACAACAATGGCCCGGACGGCTGTGCCCTGTTCTTCAATCACAAACGCTTCCAATTGCTAAACACAACACACCTACGACTGTCCGCCATGATGCTGAAGACCAATCAGGTGGCGATCATCGCCGCTCTACGCTGCCGAGCAACAGAGCGTGTGTTTTGTGTCGCGGTGACGCACCTGAAGGCACGGAGTGGTTGGGAGGTCCTACGCAGTGCGCAGGGCTCGGATCTGCTACGGAACCTAAGAAATGTTGCACAGAGAATCGAGAACGAAGAAAAAACAGATACCGACATTCCTCTGATCGTATGTGGCGATTTTAATGCCGAGCCGTCAGAAGACGTCTATAGGAATTTCGCAACATCTAGTCTGGGATTGGACAGTGCGTACAAGCATTTGAGTGCAGATGGGAAAACCGAGCCTCCTTACACAACGTGGAAGATCCGCCCAAGTGGCGAGAGCTGCCACACGCTGGATTACGTGTGGTATTCGCACAGAGCGTTTGATGTTAATGCGGTTCTGGACTTTCCTACAGCCGAACAAATTGGACCCAATAGGCTTCCTTCCTATAACTACCCTTCAGATCACCTCTCCCTCGTCTGTGACTTCAGCTTCAAGGATCACACCCTTGTTTCCCAGTAA
- the noctb gene encoding nocturnin isoform X1 — MEVVACSMGSSTSSLYSALAKTISRPALPHPCDSTYSPDTNLDLVQDPVDPSELLRECREVLRNRPAQLQRAFVQTGHGAARQTIRVMQWNVLAQALGEGMDSFVQCPMDALNWAERKYLILQEIITYRPDIICLQEVDHYFDMFQPVLASLGYQSSFYPKPWSPCLDLENNNGPDGCALFFNHKRFQLLNTTHLRLSAMMLKTNQVAIIAALRCRATERVFCVAVTHLKARSGWEVLRSAQGSDLLRNLRNVAQRIENEEKTDTDIPLIVCGDFNAEPSEDVYRNFATSSLGLDSAYKHLSADGKTEPPYTTWKIRPSGESCHTLDYVWYSHRAFDVNAVLDFPTAEQIGPNRLPSYNYPSDHLSLVCDFSFKDHTLVSQ, encoded by the exons ATGGAGGTTGTTG CATGTTCCATGGGCAGCAGCACTAGCAGTCTCTACAGTGCCCTGGCTAAGACCATCAGCAGACCTGCTCTCCCTCACCCGTGTGACTCCACTTACAGTCCAGATACAAATCTGGATCTGGTTCAAGACCCAGTGGACCCTTCGGAGCTGTTGCGGGAATGTAGGGAGGTTTTGAGAAACCGGCCAGCCCAGCTGCAGAGAGCTTTCGTTCAGACCGGGCATGGAGCCGCCAGGCAGACGATCAGAGTTATGCAGTGGAATGTACTTGCGCAAG CATTGGGTGAAGGCATGGACAGTTTTGTGCAGTGCCCCATGGATGCTCTGAACTGGGCTGAAAGGAAGTATTTGATCCTGCAGGAGATCATAACCTACAGACCTGACATCATTTGCCTACAGGAAGTTGATCACTACTTTGACATGTTTCAGCCTGTTCTGGCAAGTTTGGGCTACCAGAGCAGTTTCTATCCCAAACCATGGTCTCCATGTCTGGATTTGGAGAACAACAATGGCCCGGACGGCTGTGCCCTGTTCTTCAATCACAAACGCTTCCAATTGCTAAACACAACACACCTACGACTGTCCGCCATGATGCTGAAGACCAATCAGGTGGCGATCATCGCCGCTCTACGCTGCCGAGCAACAGAGCGTGTGTTTTGTGTCGCGGTGACGCACCTGAAGGCACGGAGTGGTTGGGAGGTCCTACGCAGTGCGCAGGGCTCGGATCTGCTACGGAACCTAAGAAATGTTGCACAGAGAATCGAGAACGAAGAAAAAACAGATACCGACATTCCTCTGATCGTATGTGGCGATTTTAATGCCGAGCCGTCAGAAGACGTCTATAGGAATTTCGCAACATCTAGTCTGGGATTGGACAGTGCGTACAAGCATTTGAGTGCAGATGGGAAAACCGAGCCTCCTTACACAACGTGGAAGATCCGCCCAAGTGGCGAGAGCTGCCACACGCTGGATTACGTGTGGTATTCGCACAGAGCGTTTGATGTTAATGCGGTTCTGGACTTTCCTACAGCCGAACAAATTGGACCCAATAGGCTTCCTTCCTATAACTACCCTTCAGATCACCTCTCCCTCGTCTGTGACTTCAGCTTCAAGGATCACACCCTTGTTTCCCAGTAA
- the LOC127948688 gene encoding ETS-related transcription factor Elf-2 isoform X2 (The sequence of the model RefSeq protein was modified relative to this genomic sequence to represent the inferred CDS: added 75 bases not found in genome assembly), which yields MTSVVLVDSGGAVVEYVTAVDDHLMEEGVYEVEGEMEREAEYPAVIVEPVPSARLEQGFAAQLLVYDDETYLMQGVAEEQEVETEVLETVEASVHGSVQCSDKTIEAAEALLHMDSPSSLRGDRSPEVFVPPCVNTSEFLHAAMRPDVLTETVVEVSTEDSEPMEVVTVLQEPEMLETEHNKRRKSGRKPKSHHISNGSPDLGIKKKSREGKGSTYLWEFLLDLLQDKNTCPRYIKWTQREKGIFKLVDSKAVSKLWGKHKNKPDMNYETMGRALRYYYQRGILAKVEGQRLVYQFKEMPKDIVVIDDDKCDPGGDVIGEKTYDRVPPSSDTLLATDLSKTPAILRGGGRTLVHPGSPKAKAALTATPVQRIVTVSASTDPSQQSHATIIPNAPRTVRVAMQVPVVMTNSLGQKISTVAVQSANSSLFTTAPTNTGSGTGANAPKVLIQTMPTMVPATAENGDKITVQLAKIITIPASQLTQCQLQGKPGTPTGINLMGAPLAVRALAPMSVAPGAQVVRLAVPAQHSPARAKTQVPVSIQTQTQVPISVQTASTPASVPVQIQIQQSQLSPKAKSAVSKPDSTSAEQPELNNPTQQAAAVGIEESSNARSEAES from the exons GAGGAGGGTGTGTATGAGGTTgaaggcgagatggagagagaggcGGAGTACCCTGCGGTGATCGTGGAGCCGGTGCCCAGTGCGCGGTTGGAGCAGGGCTTCGCCGCTCAGCTGCTGGTGTACGATGACGAGACCTACCTGATGCAGGGAGTAGCTGAGGAGCAGGAGGTGGAGACTGAAGTGTTGGAGACAG TGGAAGCATCAGTTCATGGCTCTGTACAATGCTCTGACAAAACCATTGAGGCCGCTGAAGCTCTTCTACACATGGACTCTCCCTCCAGCTTGCGAGGGGACCGGAGCCCAG AGGTTTTTGTGCCTCCGTGTGTCAACACTTCGGAGTTCCTGCATGCTGCCATGCGTCCTGACGTGCTGACCGAGACCGTGGTGGAGGTCAGCACAGAGGACTCGGAGCCCATGGAGGTGGTTACTGTTCTCCAGGAGCCTGAGATGCTGGAGACGGAACACAACAAAAGAAGGAAAT CTGGGCGTAAACCCAAATCCCATCACATTTCAAACGGATCTCCAGACCTGGGCATCAAGAAGAAATCTAGAGAAGGCAAAG GAAGCACATACCTGTGGGAGTTCCTGTTGGACCTGCTGCAGGATAAGAACACCTGTCCCAGATACATTAAGTGGACACAGAGGGAGAAGGGCATCTTCAAACTGGTGGACTCCAAAGCTGTGTCAAAGCTCTGGGGcaaacacaagaacaaaccaGACATGAACTATGAAACCATGGGCAGAGCTCTCAG GTATTATTATCAAAGAGGCATCTTGGCTAAAGTAGAGGGTCAGAGGTTGGTGTACCAGTTTAAGGAAATGCCTAAAGACATTGTCGTCATCGATGACGATAAGTGCGACCCTGGTGGTGATGTAATTGGAGAGAAGACGTACGATCGTGTTCCTCCCTCATCTGACACTCTTTTGGCAACTGACCTCTCCAAAACCCCTGCTATCTTGAGAGGGGGCGGTAGGACTTTGGTCCATCCGGGTTCCCCAAAAGCTAAAGCTGCGCTCACTGCAACTCCTGTTCAGCGCATTGTAACGGTCTCTGCGTCAACTGATCCATCACAGCAGTCTCATGCCACCATTATCCCCAATGCACCCAG GACTGTGCGGGTTGCTATGCAAGTGCCGGTCGTAATGACAAACTCCTTGGGACAGAAGATCTCCACGGTGGCCGTGCAGTCAGCGAACTCTTCTCTCTTCACTACAGCGCCCACCAACACCGGCTCAGGAACCGGTGCAAACGCACCCAAAGTCCTAATCCAGACCATGCCAACGATGGTTCCTGCCACAGCTGAGAATGGTGACAAGATCACGGTCCAGCTCGCCAAGATAATCACCATCCCCGCAAGCCAGCTCACGCAGTGCCAGCTACAGGGCAAACCGGGCACCCCAACGGGCATCAATCTGATGGGTGCCCCCCTCGCTGTCCGAGCCCTTGCACCCATGTCTGTGGCGCCGGGGGCGCAGGTGGTCCGATTGGCAGTTCCAGCCCAGCACAGTCCAGCCCGGGCGAAGACACAGGTCCCTGTTTCAATCCAGACACAAACTCAAGTCCCGATTTCCGTTCAGACGGCATCTACTCCGGCGTCAGTTCCAGTTCAGATCCAGATTCAACAGAGCCAGCTTTCTCCAAAAGCGAAAAGCGCAGTATCGAAACCGGATAGCACTTCGGCAGAACAGCCAGAGCTGAACAATCCCACGCAGCAAGCAGCAGCAGTGGGGATTGAGGAAAGTTCAAATGCACGGTCTGAAGCAGAGAGCTGA
- the LOC127948688 gene encoding ETS-related transcription factor Elf-2 isoform X1 (The sequence of the model RefSeq protein was modified relative to this genomic sequence to represent the inferred CDS: added 75 bases not found in genome assembly): MTSVVLVDSGGAVVEYVTAVDDHLMEEGVYEVEGEMEREAEYPAVIVEPVPSARLEQGFAAQLLVYDDETYLMQGVAEEQEVETEVLETVEASVHGSVQCSDKTIEAAEALLHMDSPSSLRGDRSPEVFVPPCVNTSEFLHAAMRPDVLTETVVEVSTEDSEPMEVVTVLQEPEMLETEHNKRRKCENMNTGKAGRKPKSHHISNGSPDLGIKKKSREGKGSTYLWEFLLDLLQDKNTCPRYIKWTQREKGIFKLVDSKAVSKLWGKHKNKPDMNYETMGRALRYYYQRGILAKVEGQRLVYQFKEMPKDIVVIDDDKCDPGGDVIGEKTYDRVPPSSDTLLATDLSKTPAILRGGGRTLVHPGSPKAKAALTATPVQRIVTVSASTDPSQQSHATIIPNAPRTVRVAMQVPVVMTNSLGQKISTVAVQSANSSLFTTAPTNTGSGTGANAPKVLIQTMPTMVPATAENGDKITVQLAKIITIPASQLTQCQLQGKPGTPTGINLMGAPLAVRALAPMSVAPGAQVVRLAVPAQHSPARAKTQVPVSIQTQTQVPISVQTASTPASVPVQIQIQQSQLSPKAKSAVSKPDSTSAEQPELNNPTQQAAAVGIEESSNARSEAES; the protein is encoded by the exons GAGGAGGGTGTGTATGAGGTTgaaggcgagatggagagagaggcGGAGTACCCTGCGGTGATCGTGGAGCCGGTGCCCAGTGCGCGGTTGGAGCAGGGCTTCGCCGCTCAGCTGCTGGTGTACGATGACGAGACCTACCTGATGCAGGGAGTAGCTGAGGAGCAGGAGGTGGAGACTGAAGTGTTGGAGACAG TGGAAGCATCAGTTCATGGCTCTGTACAATGCTCTGACAAAACCATTGAGGCCGCTGAAGCTCTTCTACACATGGACTCTCCCTCCAGCTTGCGAGGGGACCGGAGCCCAG AGGTTTTTGTGCCTCCGTGTGTCAACACTTCGGAGTTCCTGCATGCTGCCATGCGTCCTGACGTGCTGACCGAGACCGTGGTGGAGGTCAGCACAGAGGACTCGGAGCCCATGGAGGTGGTTACTGTTCTCCAGGAGCCTGAGATGCTGGAGACGGAACACAACAAAAGAAGGAAATGTGAGAACATGAACACTGGCAAAG CTGGGCGTAAACCCAAATCCCATCACATTTCAAACGGATCTCCAGACCTGGGCATCAAGAAGAAATCTAGAGAAGGCAAAG GAAGCACATACCTGTGGGAGTTCCTGTTGGACCTGCTGCAGGATAAGAACACCTGTCCCAGATACATTAAGTGGACACAGAGGGAGAAGGGCATCTTCAAACTGGTGGACTCCAAAGCTGTGTCAAAGCTCTGGGGcaaacacaagaacaaaccaGACATGAACTATGAAACCATGGGCAGAGCTCTCAG GTATTATTATCAAAGAGGCATCTTGGCTAAAGTAGAGGGTCAGAGGTTGGTGTACCAGTTTAAGGAAATGCCTAAAGACATTGTCGTCATCGATGACGATAAGTGCGACCCTGGTGGTGATGTAATTGGAGAGAAGACGTACGATCGTGTTCCTCCCTCATCTGACACTCTTTTGGCAACTGACCTCTCCAAAACCCCTGCTATCTTGAGAGGGGGCGGTAGGACTTTGGTCCATCCGGGTTCCCCAAAAGCTAAAGCTGCGCTCACTGCAACTCCTGTTCAGCGCATTGTAACGGTCTCTGCGTCAACTGATCCATCACAGCAGTCTCATGCCACCATTATCCCCAATGCACCCAG GACTGTGCGGGTTGCTATGCAAGTGCCGGTCGTAATGACAAACTCCTTGGGACAGAAGATCTCCACGGTGGCCGTGCAGTCAGCGAACTCTTCTCTCTTCACTACAGCGCCCACCAACACCGGCTCAGGAACCGGTGCAAACGCACCCAAAGTCCTAATCCAGACCATGCCAACGATGGTTCCTGCCACAGCTGAGAATGGTGACAAGATCACGGTCCAGCTCGCCAAGATAATCACCATCCCCGCAAGCCAGCTCACGCAGTGCCAGCTACAGGGCAAACCGGGCACCCCAACGGGCATCAATCTGATGGGTGCCCCCCTCGCTGTCCGAGCCCTTGCACCCATGTCTGTGGCGCCGGGGGCGCAGGTGGTCCGATTGGCAGTTCCAGCCCAGCACAGTCCAGCCCGGGCGAAGACACAGGTCCCTGTTTCAATCCAGACACAAACTCAAGTCCCGATTTCCGTTCAGACGGCATCTACTCCGGCGTCAGTTCCAGTTCAGATCCAGATTCAACAGAGCCAGCTTTCTCCAAAAGCGAAAAGCGCAGTATCGAAACCGGATAGCACTTCGGCAGAACAGCCAGAGCTGAACAATCCCACGCAGCAAGCAGCAGCAGTGGGGATTGAGGAAAGTTCAAATGCACGGTCTGAAGCAGAGAGCTGA